The nucleotide window GCATTATCTCCTGTTTTATACTGAACCGTATTATTTATATTCTTAACAAAGAGCTGGTATTTTCCATTCCATTTCCATTTATCCCTTACCAAATTCAGTACGGCCAGGGCACGTTCCTCTTCGTTGGTTATTTTAAGTAGGGGTTTTATTTCTTTTTTATATGGATATTTAAGTTTGTAGTATTTACCAAAATCAGGGTGGGTATCGAGGTAATGTTCTACATCTTGCCATGTGTTGGTATAATGATGGTATGTGCCCGGTCTGAATTTAATTTCTTTAAGTTCGAATTCCAGTCTCGGCCGAAAGTCGTCGGGGCACCATACATAATCGCCGATTTTAAAAGCGGGTATATCATTTTTAGATAATTTATAGATAGTCGTATTTGTATTTGTTGGTTTATTGGATCGGTCGATTCCAAAAAGAAATGTTTTTTTTCCTGTTGATTTTGTAACAGAGGGTGTCGGATATCCTGATGCTTTTACATCATAGATGAAATATTCGGGTATTTCTGCTTTTTTTTCACAATGCAACATCGGGATGTCTTTTTGTATGTCCAGCATGGGGATATACATAAACAAATCGGAACGGAGAATATATTTATATTCGATGACACTTCCCGGTTTTACATCGGGAAAAGAAAATTTCATTTCTTTTGTTATGTCGCTGGTATGCCCGTCGTAAATATTTTCCAGTGTAAGATTTTTTTGTACGATTTTCCCATTTACCAGATTATAAGTGGCCCCCTGAAGTTCTTCGATCTTTTCTTCGACGGTTTCGTTTAATGTGCGTTTAGAGTAGTACGGAATAGTAATACTTGCATATTTAAGACCTTCGGTAGTTAATATTTTTATTTTAGCCGCATATTGCGTAACAACCTGAAAGCCTTTTATGGGATCGGCATCGTAATATACATTTGTATATTCATATATAACCGCTGCTTCCGCGCTGGTGTCTTTGGCATACGAATTCATTTTTAATTCGTCGGTAGTTACATTACCATATTTAAAACTAATATTTTGGGAATAAACGGTTATTATCACAAAAAATGTAAATAATAATACAGCACTTCTTCTTATCATATTCGATCTCATATTAATATGGTGTTATTTGTTCAGCACTTTTGTGAATCAAAGATAAATAAAAAATTAATTTCTACTACTTTTTTCATACAGAAAAGCAATGGAGTGCATGAAAATAAAATAATATTAAATTATGTATTATTTGTTGGACTTGAATAATAAAAGTAAATATTTTTACGTGTAATGTATTTCTGTTTTAAACTTTGTATATAGTTATAAAATATTGAAATTTATTTGATTATATATGACTGCTAAAAAAAAATTGAAATGTATGTAATTATATTTAGTTTATTATAAATTGCAGGAATGAAAAAAAATGACGTTTTAATATGAATTGCCGAAATATTTTTTTTATTTTGTCATATAATTAAAAAGCGATGGCTTTTCTTTAAAATGACGATTATGAATGACTCCCAAGAAACTCTTTTATCACCTGTTAATGGAGGAGAAGAGCAGAACAATGAAAAAAATTCGGTTTCTCAGGCGGAACCGAATGGTAAAAGCGAAGTAAAGTTAACTCGGCAAGACATTATCGAAAAGATAAGGTCGTTGGTTGATATGCCCGTTGAAGGGGTAAAGGATGAGATAGATCTGCTGAAACAGAGTTATTATAAAATACGTAAAGCAGAGATGGAGGTTGCGAGAAAACTTTATGAAACCGATCATCCTGAAGCTCCCGAGACTTTTGTGGCAGAACCCGATCAGACCGAGGAAGAATTGAAAGAGTTGTTGAATATTTTTAAAGAAAAAAAGACTGCTTTTGCGGAAGAACAAGAGAAAATAAAAAATGTAAATCTGGCCAGAAAGAAAGAGATACTGGAAGAAATTAAGAGCATGTCTGAAGACTCAGATAATATAAATAAACATTATGCCGATTTCCAACAGCTACAGCAAGCTTTTAAAGAAATAACCAATATACCGGCCGGAGAAATAAACGAGTTATGGAAGACTTACCAATTGTATGTAGAACGTTTCTATGACTTGTTAAAGATTAATAAAGAATTAAGAGATTACGATTTCAAGAAAAATCTCGATCAGAAAGTTGCTTTATGTGAGGCTGCCGAGGCATTGGCTGACAAAGAGGATGTAATTGAGGCATTTAAGGCATTACAGGCTTTGCATGACGAATGGAAGGGAATAGGCCCGGTTGCTAAAGAATTGCGGGAAGAGCTTTGGAATCGGTTTAAAGCGGCCTCGACAGTTGTGAATAAACGGCATCAACAACACTTTGAGCATCTTAAGGAAAACGAGCAGAAAAACGAACAGGCGAAGATCGAACTTTGTGCCGAAATAGAAGCGATCGATTTGTCTGAACTGAAGTCGTTTAGTGCCTGGGATGAAAAAACAAAACAGATCATCGCTTTGCAAGAACAGTGGAAAAGTATTGGTTTTGCTTCTCGCAAGACAAATAATTTGCTGTTTGAGCGCTTTAGAAAAAGTTGTGATGAGTTTTTCAAAAGAAAAGCCGAATATTTTAAAGAGGTAAAAGACGAGATGGCTCGGAACCTCGAGAAAAAGAAAGCTTTATGTGAAAAAGCGGAAGCTCTTAAAGACAGCACCGACTGGAAGGCTACTACCGATGCTCTTATAGCGATACAGAAAGAGTGGAAGACAATAGGTCCTGTTGCAAAAAAATATTCCGATGCAGTTTGGAAACGCTTTATCGGTGCCTGTGATTATTTCTTCGAACAAAAAGGGAAACAAACCTCTTCGGTTAAACAGACCGAATTAGAAAATCTGGCTCTTAAAAAAGATGTTATCGCTAAACTGGATGCTATCGATGAAAATATGGAGTCTTCTGAGGCTGTATCAAAAGTAAGGGAACTGATGAGTGAATGGAATAAAATAGGACATGTGCCTTTTAAAGAAAAAGACAAAATTTATAAAGAATATCAGATATCCCTCGATAAACATTTCGAACGGTTGAATATGCAAGAAAATAAAAAACGACTTTCTTCGTTTACTTTTACAGTTCAACAAATGGCGACATCAGATCAGGCTCAAAATAAATTATACCGTGAACGAGAAAAACTGATGCGTACTTATGATCATCTTAAGAACGAGTTGCAGACTTATGAAAATAACATGGGATTCTTGAATATCTCATCGAAGAGCGGTAGTGGCATGCTGAAAGAAATGGAGAGAAAAATGCAGAAACTTAAAGAAGAAATGCAATTGCTGGTGAAGAAGATCGAAACGATTGACGAAAATTTGTAAAATTGAAATAATGCTTTTCCGGCTCACGATGATTCCATTTAGGGGTTATTGTGGGCCGGTTCTTGCCATATAACAAGGATAAGGATAGTTAATTAACAGAAGCAAATGAAGAACAAAAATAACGGACGGTACGGATATCTTTTGCAGACGATAATCGTAATAGTCGATTTTCTGTGTCTTAATCTGGCTTTTTTTCTTGTATATCTGTTTTCAGATGCAAATGAAGGCTTTGTCATACACGGGAAAATAGTATGGCTGTTACTTAACTTTTCTTATGTGCCGGTAGCGTTTGTTTTCAGTCATTTTCATAATGAACGTATAATTTATGCCGATCGTGTATTTATAAAGGCTTTGATGTCTATTGGACTTCACGCACTTATATTCGGTATTCTTATTTTGTTTTTACAGGTAGAAGATGTTTCGAATAAAACGATTCTGTTGTATTTCTTTATTTTCTTTGTTCTGTTAAGTTTTTGGTGGGTGACTTCTCGGTTGTTATTGAAGAGAATACGCCGAAAAGGAATGAATTTCAGACGTATAATTATTGTCGGAGCCGGAAAGACAGGTCAACTTCTTTATAAAAATCTTCAATCTGATGCCGGGTACGGGTATAAATTTATGGGATTTTTCGATGATAATATCAGTTTAAACGGTAAGATACCTTTGTATCGGGGAACGACGGATAAAGTGGAAGAGTTTGCATTAGCAGAACATATTGATGAAATATATTGTGCTTTACCGGGATCGCAAGATGAAAAAATATTGAGGCTTATCAGGTTTACCGAACTAAATATGATACGATTTTATATAATTCCCGAAATAAATAGGTATGTATTTAAAAGGATGCATTATCATATGTTGGGGGATGTTCCGGTGTTGACCTTACGAGACGAGCCGTTGGAAAACCCTTTTTCTCGATTTTTCAAACGCTCTTTCGATATAATTTTTTCACTGATCGTTCTTTTATTTTCTCCTTTTTGGTTGTTACCGGCTGCTATTGCAGTGAAACTTTCTTCTCCGGGGCCTGTATTTTTCGTGCAAAGGCGTACCGGTTATAAAGGTCGGGAATTTAATTGTTATAAATTCCGTACGATGAGGGTAAACAATGACGCAGACCATAAACAAGCTACGCGTAACGATCCTCGGAAAACTAAAATCGGGGAGTTTTTTAGAAAAACGAATATTGATGAGTTACCCCAATTTATAAATGTTTTACGGGGTGATATGTCGGTTGTAGGACCCAGACCTCATATGCTTCGTCACACAGCCGATTATTCGAAAGTAGTGGATAAATATATGGTTCGTCATTTTGTGCGTCCGGGTTTGACCGGGTGGGCACAAGTAAACGGTTTGAGGGGAGAGACCAAAGCGCTTTGGCAAATGGAACGACGTGTTGAATTTGATGTATGGTATATCGAAAACTGGAATTTCTGGCTCGATATAAAAATTATTTTCAAAACGATTGTGAATGCCCTCAGAGGAGAAAAGAATGCATTTTAATGGTGTCAGGAGTAAATATAAGTTGGATATGAAAACAGCGATTGTTGGTACAGGTTACGTAGGACTGGTAACCGGGACGTGTTTTGCGGAAATGGGATTGAACGTTGTATGTGTTGATATCGATAAAAACAAAATCGATAAGTTAAAAGACGGTATTATTCCTATTTATGAACCGGGGCTTGAGGAATTGGTGAAAAAAAATTATAGTGATGGCCGGTTGAGTTTTACGACAGATCTTGCAAGCTGTATTAATGATGTGGACATTATTTTCAGTGCGGTGGGGACTCCCCCAGATGAAGACGGAAGTGCTGACTTGAAATATGTACTTGATGTGGCTCGAACAATCGGTAAAAATATGACACGGTATGTTTTAGTTGTAACGAAAAGTACTGTTCCCGTAGGTACAGCA belongs to Coprobacter tertius and includes:
- a CDS encoding DUF3857 domain-containing protein codes for the protein MIRRSAVLLFTFFVIITVYSQNISFKYGNVTTDELKMNSYAKDTSAEAAVIYEYTNVYYDADPIKGFQVVTQYAAKIKILTTEGLKYASITIPYYSKRTLNETVEEKIEELQGATYNLVNGKIVQKNLTLENIYDGHTSDITKEMKFSFPDVKPGSVIEYKYILRSDLFMYIPMLDIQKDIPMLHCEKKAEIPEYFIYDVKASGYPTPSVTKSTGKKTFLFGIDRSNKPTNTNTTIYKLSKNDIPAFKIGDYVWCPDDFRPRLEFELKEIKFRPGTYHHYTNTWQDVEHYLDTHPDFGKYYKLKYPYKKEIKPLLKITNEEERALAVLNLVRDKWKWNGKYQLFVKNINNTVQYKTGDNAQLNFVLMSALKAAKLKPYPVILSRRTSGRIPDNLISIDRMTTFIVAVKKPNGSYIFMDAGSPFGGLNVLDESLLAENARILNGKCEKIDLNDLVPNTQIIRIEAKLKPSGEVNGTFSMQSTGQCAYNFKRLYDQANSMTERTDNSSRMYNVNIKNYKGEFPDKTVFQNSEVFDFDTKAEVSGDRILFSPFIINFMQKNPFSEENRTYPVEFDYNTKTEIEVNLEIPQGYFIKKLPSSYFLSSADSSIKCIYSISQRSDIIQVRYTFERKKMFYLPDNYRELHDFYNSLTQQCKEYIELQKIN
- a CDS encoding DUF349 domain-containing protein, whose translation is MNDSQETLLSPVNGGEEQNNEKNSVSQAEPNGKSEVKLTRQDIIEKIRSLVDMPVEGVKDEIDLLKQSYYKIRKAEMEVARKLYETDHPEAPETFVAEPDQTEEELKELLNIFKEKKTAFAEEQEKIKNVNLARKKEILEEIKSMSEDSDNINKHYADFQQLQQAFKEITNIPAGEINELWKTYQLYVERFYDLLKINKELRDYDFKKNLDQKVALCEAAEALADKEDVIEAFKALQALHDEWKGIGPVAKELREELWNRFKAASTVVNKRHQQHFEHLKENEQKNEQAKIELCAEIEAIDLSELKSFSAWDEKTKQIIALQEQWKSIGFASRKTNNLLFERFRKSCDEFFKRKAEYFKEVKDEMARNLEKKKALCEKAEALKDSTDWKATTDALIAIQKEWKTIGPVAKKYSDAVWKRFIGACDYFFEQKGKQTSSVKQTELENLALKKDVIAKLDAIDENMESSEAVSKVRELMSEWNKIGHVPFKEKDKIYKEYQISLDKHFERLNMQENKKRLSSFTFTVQQMATSDQAQNKLYREREKLMRTYDHLKNELQTYENNMGFLNISSKSGSGMLKEMERKMQKLKEEMQLLVKKIETIDENL
- a CDS encoding undecaprenyl-phosphate glucose phosphotransferase, which codes for MKNKNNGRYGYLLQTIIVIVDFLCLNLAFFLVYLFSDANEGFVIHGKIVWLLLNFSYVPVAFVFSHFHNERIIYADRVFIKALMSIGLHALIFGILILFLQVEDVSNKTILLYFFIFFVLLSFWWVTSRLLLKRIRRKGMNFRRIIIVGAGKTGQLLYKNLQSDAGYGYKFMGFFDDNISLNGKIPLYRGTTDKVEEFALAEHIDEIYCALPGSQDEKILRLIRFTELNMIRFYIIPEINRYVFKRMHYHMLGDVPVLTLRDEPLENPFSRFFKRSFDIIFSLIVLLFSPFWLLPAAIAVKLSSPGPVFFVQRRTGYKGREFNCYKFRTMRVNNDADHKQATRNDPRKTKIGEFFRKTNIDELPQFINVLRGDMSVVGPRPHMLRHTADYSKVVDKYMVRHFVRPGLTGWAQVNGLRGETKALWQMERRVEFDVWYIENWNFWLDIKIIFKTIVNALRGEKNAF